A genomic stretch from Chitinophaga agri includes:
- a CDS encoding sensor histidine kinase: MFKQVIGWKFVLVSTAVIIIVGTIWYVSSIAGKLEEEETKKVATWVAANRELLQASDEANLNLAVEIITNNTSIPVIITNENGHIIDSRNLDTTKLAGNPRYMEEELATFKNQHPPFIMEIDAKNNLYNYIYYGDSLILKQVRYYPYIQLIVVALFISIVLVALSTSNRATQNLLWVGMAKETAHQLGTPLSSIEAWIEILKDNEANDLVATELRKDVDRLKLITERFSKIGSVPQLEEHNVVSQVESMVGYIRKRSPQKVILTMHCQEREIPGMISPSLFDWVIENLLKNALDAMEGKGTIDVYIENQPANIVIDITDSGKGIPKGNFEKVFRPGFSTKKRGWGLGLSLAKRIIEEYHKGRLTVRWSELNKGTTFRILLRK, encoded by the coding sequence ATGTTTAAACAGGTTATAGGCTGGAAGTTTGTACTGGTATCTACCGCGGTGATCATCATCGTAGGTACTATCTGGTATGTCAGCAGCATCGCAGGGAAACTGGAAGAGGAAGAAACCAAGAAGGTAGCGACATGGGTAGCTGCCAACCGGGAATTGCTGCAGGCATCTGATGAAGCCAATCTCAATCTGGCCGTAGAGATCATTACAAATAATACCAGCATTCCCGTTATTATCACCAATGAGAACGGACATATCATCGACTCCCGAAACCTGGACACCACAAAGCTTGCAGGGAACCCCAGATATATGGAAGAGGAACTGGCTACTTTCAAGAACCAGCACCCTCCTTTCATCATGGAAATAGATGCTAAAAACAACCTCTATAACTACATCTATTACGGAGACTCCCTCATTCTCAAACAGGTACGCTATTACCCGTACATCCAGCTGATCGTCGTGGCACTGTTCATCAGCATCGTACTGGTAGCCTTGTCCACCTCCAACCGCGCCACCCAGAACTTACTATGGGTAGGTATGGCCAAGGAGACGGCCCACCAGCTGGGTACCCCTTTGTCTTCCATTGAAGCATGGATAGAGATCCTGAAGGATAATGAAGCCAACGACCTGGTCGCTACTGAACTGCGTAAAGACGTAGACAGGCTCAAACTCATCACGGAACGTTTCTCCAAAATAGGCAGCGTGCCCCAGCTGGAAGAGCACAATGTGGTTAGCCAGGTGGAATCTATGGTAGGTTATATCCGGAAGCGGTCTCCACAGAAAGTGATACTGACCATGCATTGCCAGGAAAGGGAAATTCCGGGCATGATATCGCCTTCTTTATTTGACTGGGTCATTGAAAATCTGCTGAAGAACGCGCTCGATGCCATGGAAGGAAAAGGTACAATCGATGTGTATATAGAAAATCAACCGGCGAATATAGTCATCGACATCACGGACAGTGGTAAGGGCATCCCGAAAGGGAACTTCGAAAAAGTGTTCAGACCGGGCTTCAGCACCAAAAAAAGGGGTTGGGGACTGGGACTTTCACTGGCAAAAAGAATTATTGAGGAATACCATAAAGGACGGCTAACTGTACGCTGGTCGGAGCTTAACAAGGGAACGACCTTCAGAATTTTACTAAGAAAATGA